Genomic segment of Streptomyces sp. NBC_00654:
GGGCAGCATGAGTTCACCGCCGGTCACGCCGTCGGCGAAGACGCCCTCGCTGAAGTTCTGGGCGAACCAGCCCGGCCGCAGGATCGTCCACTCGACTCCGGAGGCCCGCACCGCGGCCTCCCCCTGGGCGTGCGGCCCCTCACCGTCGTACGAGGCCCCGAAGTACCCCGGCACGTTCGCGCCCCGGGCCGACAGCAGCACCAGCCGCCGCACTCCGCTCGCCACCGCCTGCTTCACCAGGGCGGGGGTCGGCGAGGGCGAGATGTCGTACGGAACGATGTAGGCGGCCGCGACCCCGTCGAGGGCCGCCGCCCAGGTGCCGGGGTCCGCCCAGTCGAACGGGATCTCCGCGGACCGGGAGGCGATGCGGGGCTCCACGCCCCGCTCACGGAGCTGTGCGGCCACCCGGCGGCCGGTCTTGCCGGTGCCGCCGATCACGAGAACAGTTTCGTTTGTCATGACTGAAGCCTGTCCCGGCGGACGCCTCACGGCCATGTCCCGGAATCCGGGATGAATGTCCGCGCGTCCGGACCCCGGCCGTCCGCACTCCGGGCCCCCGGGCCACCGGGCGGTGTGCGCTCCCGGCCGCCCGTGTTCCGGGCCCCGGCAGCGGGCCGCACCGGCCCCGGGCCCCGCGGTTCCGGGGCGACAGTGCGTACGCGTTACGTCCCAACCATTCCTGACGGGCCGTCAGTTCAGTAACCTGACAAGGTGTCAGCTATGGAACGGGGCCCCGGCCGACTCCGCGGGGCCCGGTCGGACTCCATCGAGCAGAAGTGGGCGGAACGATGCTTGGATCGACTCACGGCACCCTCACCACCGACTTCCGCGCCCGGGTGGTGGCCTGCGGCGAGGAGCCGCACGCCGCCGTCGTCAGCATGACCACCACCTCGGCGGAGGGCGGCCTCGACGTCAGCGGACGGCCACTGCACGCGGCCGTGCCCGACCTC
This window contains:
- a CDS encoding NAD(P)H-binding protein, coding for MTNETVLVIGGTGKTGRRVAAQLRERGVEPRIASRSAEIPFDWADPGTWAAALDGVAAAYIVPYDISPSPTPALVKQAVASGVRRLVLLSARGANVPGYFGASYDGEGPHAQGEAAVRASGVEWTILRPGWFAQNFSEGVFADGVTGGELMLPTGDGKAAFVDAEDIAAVAVAALTEDGHAGQVYELSGTRALGIDDVLAEIAVATGQRARYVPVDEADFRAGLVAQGVPDVEAALWTDALKPVRTSQEAPVVDGVRRALGREPRDFAEFVRDAAAGGAWQA